The Ruania halotolerans genome contains the following window.
GGACAAACGCGCCACGAACGCCATCCTCACCGACGAAGGACTGGCCCGGGTCGAGTCGGCGGCACCCGGCCACGTCGCGCACGCCCGCGCCCTGGTGGTGGACGCGGCCGGAGCCGAAGAGCTGGAGACGTTCGGCCGGGTGGCCTGGCAGATCCTGCAGCGCGTCGGCGGGTGGCGCACGTAGCCACGATGAGCCGGGCTGAGCCGTGTGAAACCACTTCTCGTGTCTGAACCCGGCGCGCCGTGGGTTCAGACATGAAAAGTGGGTTCAGATGGCGCGGGTGAGCCGACTCGCTCCCCTCAGTGCTCGCCCGCGACGCAGAACTGATTCCCCTGCGGGTCGGCGAGCACCACCCAGCGGAAGTCCCCCAACGCGTGAGTGTCCACCTGCTCGGCTCCCGCCGCGAGGAGCCGCTGCACCTCGGCGTCCAGATCGGTGGCGCTCAGGTCCAGGTGGATCCGGTTCTTCCCCGGGGTCGGGTCCTCGACCTTCTGGAACGCCAGGCGATACCCCACGCCATCGATATGCACCACGTAGAAGCCGCCGTCCTCTGCCGTGCTCGTCCCGCCCACCTGCTCGGCCCACCAAGCGGCCAGCGGCCCGGGGTCAGCAGTGTCGAACGTGATCATGTCCATCGTCAGGGTCATGCCACTCACGCTACTCCGAGGCGAGCTGTGGGTCAGGTTCGTTCAAGCGCGAGGAGTGCCTTCTTGGCGGGGAGTCCGCCGCGGTAGCCACCCAGCGCGCCGTCACTGCGCACCACCCGGTGGCACGGCACCAGCAACGGCACCGGATTGGTGGCGCAGGCCGATCCCACCGCGCGCATCGCCCGCTCGGATCCGGCAGCGCGGGCAACCTCGGCATAACTGGCGGTGCGCCCGTAGTCGATCATGGGCAGCTGCTCGAGCACGCGACGCCGGAAGCCGGTGGCCAGGCTGAGGTCGAGTGGCACATCGAACCGGCGGCGGCGGCCCGCGAAGTATTCCTCCAGCTGACTGGCGGTGGCATCGAGGCGACTGGGAGCGGCGAGTACACGCGCACTGACGCGGTCAGCGAGATCGGACAGAACGCCGTCGAACCCTTCGGAGGCGAAGGCCACGCGCACCACGCCACGTTCCGTGGCGGCCAGGAGCAAGGGCCCGACGGCGGAATCAAGAGTGCGGTAGGCCACGTCCAGCAACCCGCGCTGCTGGGCGTCACGGGCGAACCGGGCGTGCAGGTCGCTCAGTTGCCTCTCGCTGACGGTAGGACTGAGGTGGGCCAGGTCGGCTGGCAGGT
Protein-coding sequences here:
- a CDS encoding VOC family protein produces the protein MTLTMDMITFDTADPGPLAAWWAEQVGGTSTAEDGGFYVVHIDGVGYRLAFQKVEDPTPGKNRIHLDLSATDLDAEVQRLLAAGAEQVDTHALGDFRWVVLADPQGNQFCVAGEH
- a CDS encoding methylated-DNA--[protein]-cysteine S-methyltransferase, which gives rise to MMPPTTPDLPADLAHLSPTVSERQLSDLHARFARDAQQRGLLDVAYRTLDSAVGPLLLAATERGVVRVAFASEGFDGVLSDLADRVSARVLAAPSRLDATASQLEEYFAGRRRRFDVPLDLSLATGFRRRVLEQLPMIDYGRTASYAEVARAAGSERAMRAVGSACATNPVPLLVPCHRVVRSDGALGGYRGGLPAKKALLALERT